Part of the Denticeps clupeoides chromosome 3, fDenClu1.1, whole genome shotgun sequence genome, GGGTTCCTGCTCAGCCTGGTGTTCAACTTAAAGCCTGCGCATGCAGTGGTCATCCTTATTACAGGCTGCTGCCCAGGGGGCATCAGCTCCAACATCTTCACCGCATGTATGGATGGAGACATAGACCTCAGGTGTGTGATCTGAACTGTTACCTGTATTCTCAGATTTTACAGAAGCAGctaatttttatgtttatttcaaaGGTGTCGATATTGAAACATATAGATATACTTTTATGACTGAAAACCCACTCCAGACTAAAAAGATCTAAATCTTCAAGTGTAAAACATGCACCtgtattacattacatatacCCCCACCCCATATAGTACCTGCCTGCATTTAGCATATTAGAATGAGATGAGATAATTTTCTCTGAATATTAACCCAACTCATATAGTCCTGTTCTCTCTGTGGCTTCTGTCTTCTGTGTCCTGTTGCTGGGGTCAGCATCGCCATGACTGGCTGCTCCACAGTGTTGGCTTTGGGCATGATGCCACTCTGCCTGCTTGTGTACTCACAGTATTGGGTGCAGACTGGTAGTATTAGTATCCCATATTCAACAATCGGTACGTTCTATGAATTTATGTGAAAATTCTCTTAAGAAACTTGATCACAGCAAAGTGAATTAAGgacattcttgtttttttaggtCTTACTCTGGCCACACTCCTTGTTCCAGTAGCCTGTGGTGTGTTAGTCAATCATAAATGGCCAAAAGCTGCCAAAATCTTTTTGAGGGTAATTTTTAATCGTTTTTTTCCTAGTTTATTTACCACTTACAATCTGTCATAAATTAACCAATAAATTGTCCCTTTGTAGGTGGGCTTAGTGATCGGTCCACTGATCTATCTGATAGCCGGAATATTCAGCACTCTGCAGTATCCTGGTTCATGGCACACAGACACGGCAGTACTGATAGTCAGCACCATCTTTCCTGTGATTGGTTACGGCATGGGCTTTACCATCTCTGTCCTGCTACGACAACCTTGGCACcggtatgaatgaatgaatgaatgaattagtaATACCAAATATAAAGTGCGGTTGTGGTAAATCCATTTTTAACAGCAATTTTTTTCTATCATCTATTGAAACCAGGTGCCGGACAATCGCAATGGAGACAGGAGCCCAGAATATTCAAGTGTGTTTCACTGTGATCCAGTTGTCTTTTGCTCCAAAACTGCTAGAAGATATTGTCATTTTACCAATCATTTACTCCATTTCTCAGGGTAGCATTGCTTTTCTGCTCACCGGcggtatacatttacatttacatttacagcatttatcagacgcccttatccagagcgacttacaatcagtagttacagggacagtctccctggagcaatttagggttaagtgtcttgctcagggacacaatggtagtaagtgggattcgaacccgggtcttctggttca contains:
- the LOC114787136 gene encoding ileal sodium/bile acid cotransporter-like; protein product: MNISNSSVKDPLGDETIAEQIVSVLVSVMTGLVVFSLGCTVDVWKLLGHIRKPQGVLVGFLCQFGIMPLTGFLLSLVFNLKPAHAVVILITGCCPGGISSNIFTACMDGDIDLSIAMTGCSTVLALGMMPLCLLVYSQYWVQTGSISIPYSTIGLTLATLLVPVACGVLVNHKWPKAAKIFLRVGLVIGPLIYLIAGIFSTLQYPGSWHTDTAVLIVSTIFPVIGYGMGFTISVLLRQPWHRCRTIAMETGAQNIQVCFTVIQLSFAPKLLEDIVILPIIYSISQGSIAFLLTGAFQIHKRTHVPKSQHPMSPPETLNPN